A genomic window from Mesorhizobium sp. CAU 1732 includes:
- a CDS encoding helix-turn-helix domain-containing protein — translation MSISEPISAIRHDAADPKRLRILEGAYKVFLAYGFTRTTMDDIAKASDLSRPALYVVFRNKTDIYKAIARCVMARCAERASVALNGDEPLLDRLDRLVEHALFDMMREIEESPHGLELIDMKNNLAGEVIEEWREKIDGVLEQAIEAETRATGVDLASRGFSARTLAQTFFDALEGMKPRLSDPTHHLEAAKRAARMLVAAIRP, via the coding sequence ATGTCAATCAGCGAACCCATCTCGGCGATACGCCACGACGCTGCCGATCCCAAGCGCCTGCGTATTCTCGAAGGTGCCTACAAAGTATTCCTGGCCTACGGCTTTACCCGCACGACGATGGACGACATCGCCAAGGCGTCGGATCTATCGCGCCCGGCACTCTATGTGGTGTTTCGCAACAAGACGGACATCTACAAGGCGATCGCGCGATGCGTCATGGCGCGATGCGCGGAGCGTGCATCCGTGGCTCTGAATGGCGACGAGCCTTTGCTCGACCGCCTCGATCGGCTGGTCGAGCACGCGCTTTTCGACATGATGCGCGAGATCGAGGAGTCGCCGCACGGCCTCGAACTCATTGACATGAAGAACAATCTCGCCGGCGAGGTCATCGAAGAGTGGCGCGAGAAAATTGATGGTGTGCTTGAACAGGCCATCGAAGCGGAGACGAGGGCGACCGGCGTCGATCTCGCCTCACGCGGGTTTTCGGCACGCACGCTCGCGCAGACCTTTTTCGATGCGCTGGAGGGCATGAAGCCGCGGCTCAGCGATCCCACTCATCATCTCGAGGCTGCGAAGCGGGCTGCGCGGATGCTCGTCGCCGCGATCCGTCCGTAG
- a CDS encoding patatin-like phospholipase family protein, producing the protein MTGKPINIALQGGGSHGAFTWGVLDRLLEDGRLDFSAISGTSAGAMNAVALAHGWAEGGADGARRKLHDFWRAVGRTGRFSPVRRMPWDVLWGNWSVENTPGYMWFDTFSRVFSPYSANPFNHNPLRDVVRSEIDFDLVRKSAGPKLFVSATNVETGQLRVFETAELSLDVIMASACLPQIFQAVEIEGTPYWDGGYGGNPALYPFFYATPTEDVLLVQINPVEREGAPRSAREIQNRIDEITFNAAMLREFRAIAFVNELIDSGRIDRDHYRHIRMHRIDADEAFKDLSASSKVNAEWAFLEYLRDLGRSAAEDWLTENFEAVGKTGTLDISGELAPGLSAKPKKKTGARVRDFLATRKRPAVAKHHATDGSRRRASAQPASQPRDDEWDR; encoded by the coding sequence ATGACCGGCAAGCCCATCAACATCGCGCTTCAGGGCGGCGGTTCGCACGGCGCGTTCACCTGGGGTGTGCTCGACCGCCTGCTCGAGGATGGCCGGCTGGATTTTTCCGCCATTTCCGGGACCAGCGCGGGAGCCATGAATGCGGTCGCGCTCGCACATGGCTGGGCGGAAGGCGGAGCCGACGGCGCCCGCCGGAAGCTTCATGATTTCTGGCGCGCGGTCGGCCGGACCGGTCGTTTTAGCCCGGTTCGTCGCATGCCGTGGGATGTGTTGTGGGGCAACTGGTCGGTCGAGAACACGCCCGGCTATATGTGGTTCGACACGTTTTCGCGCGTCTTCTCGCCCTACAGCGCCAATCCGTTCAACCACAACCCGCTGCGCGATGTGGTCCGCAGCGAGATCGATTTCGACCTCGTGCGCAAATCCGCCGGCCCGAAGCTCTTCGTCTCGGCGACCAACGTCGAGACCGGACAATTGCGGGTCTTTGAGACGGCTGAACTCTCACTCGACGTGATCATGGCGTCGGCCTGCCTGCCGCAGATATTCCAGGCCGTCGAAATCGAGGGTACGCCCTACTGGGATGGCGGCTATGGCGGCAATCCGGCGCTCTACCCGTTCTTCTACGCGACGCCGACGGAAGACGTCCTGCTGGTCCAGATCAATCCGGTCGAGCGCGAAGGCGCCCCGCGCTCGGCGCGCGAAATCCAGAACCGTATCGACGAAATCACCTTCAACGCCGCCATGCTGCGTGAATTCCGCGCCATCGCCTTCGTCAACGAACTGATCGACAGCGGTCGCATCGACCGCGACCACTACCGGCATATCAGGATGCACCGGATCGACGCAGACGAGGCCTTCAAGGATCTTTCCGCCTCGTCCAAGGTCAATGCCGAATGGGCGTTCCTGGAATATCTGCGCGATCTCGGGCGATCAGCAGCCGAGGACTGGCTGACGGAGAACTTCGAGGCGGTCGGCAAGACAGGCACGCTCGACATTTCAGGAGAACTGGCGCCGGGCCTCTCCGCGAAGCCGAAGAAGAAGACCGGCGCGCGCGTCCGCGATTTCCTGGCGACGCGGAAGCGGCCGGCCGTCGCCAAGCACCACGCTACGGACGGATCGCGGCGACGAGCATCCGCGCAGCCCGCTTCGCAGCCTCGAGATGATGAGTGGGATCGCTGA
- a CDS encoding 3-hydroxybutyrate dehydrogenase, producing the protein MLTGKTAIVTGSTSGIGLATAEALAAKGCNIVVNSYGDDTADHQIAADIASKHGVEAVYVKADMSKPAECRDLIEKTVARFGSVDILVNNAGIQYVAPVETFPIEKWDAIIAINLSSAFHTAAAAIPHMKATGWGRIVNIASAHGLRASPNKSAYVAAKHGVVGLTKTIALELAGQGITCNAVCPGFVLTPLVETQIEDRMKEEGLDREATIRDVILAKQPSKQFATVEEIGASVAFLCSNDAAQVTGTTLSVDGGWTAQ; encoded by the coding sequence ATGCTGACAGGCAAGACTGCAATCGTGACCGGCTCGACCTCCGGCATCGGGCTCGCCACAGCCGAGGCGCTCGCCGCCAAGGGCTGCAACATCGTCGTGAATTCCTATGGCGACGACACGGCCGATCACCAGATCGCAGCCGATATCGCATCGAAGCATGGCGTCGAGGCCGTCTACGTCAAGGCGGACATGTCGAAACCTGCGGAATGCCGCGATCTCATCGAAAAGACTGTCGCACGCTTCGGCAGCGTCGACATCCTCGTCAACAATGCCGGCATCCAGTACGTCGCGCCCGTCGAGACATTCCCGATCGAGAAGTGGGACGCGATCATCGCGATCAACCTCTCTTCGGCGTTTCACACGGCCGCCGCCGCGATCCCGCACATGAAGGCAACCGGCTGGGGCCGCATCGTCAACATCGCATCGGCGCACGGGCTGCGCGCATCGCCCAACAAATCGGCCTATGTCGCCGCCAAGCACGGCGTCGTCGGCCTCACCAAGACGATCGCCCTTGAACTGGCGGGCCAGGGCATAACCTGCAATGCGGTCTGCCCCGGCTTCGTGCTGACACCGCTGGTCGAAACGCAGATCGAGGATCGCATGAAGGAAGAGGGCCTCGACCGCGAGGCCACGATCCGCGACGTGATCCTCGCCAAGCAGCCATCGAAGCAATTCGCGACGGTCGAGGAGATCGGCGCATCCGTCGCCTTCCTCTGCTCGAACGATGCCGCGCAGGTCACCGGCACCACCCTGTCGGTCGATGGCGGCTGGACCGCCCAGTAG
- the ispG gene encoding flavodoxin-dependent (E)-4-hydroxy-3-methylbut-2-enyl-diphosphate synthase yields the protein MQPFLDRPLDRKQTVGVLVGDVLVGGGAPVVVQSMTNTDTADIDGTVAQVAALHRAGSEIVRITVDRDESAAAVPRIRDRLARLGVNVPLVGDFHYIGHKLLADHPDCAEALAKYRINPGNVGFKEKKDRQFGAIVETAIRHDKPVRIGVNWGSLDQELLTRLMDQNQKAGSPMTAVEVMREAIVQSALISAELAEEIGLPREKIILSAKVSQVQDLIAVYVELSKRSNHALHLGLTEAGMGTKGVVASSAAMGILLQQGIGDTIRISLTPEPGGDRTREVQVAQELLQTMGFRQFVPIVAACPGCGRTTSTVFQELAATIQDDLRRNMPVWREKYPGVEALKVAVMGCIVNGPGESKHADIGISLPGTGETPSAPIFIDGQKAATLRGPNIADDFQKMVADYIEQRFGTGGRQAAE from the coding sequence ATGCAGCCCTTCCTCGACCGTCCGCTGGATCGCAAGCAAACCGTCGGTGTTCTGGTCGGCGACGTGCTGGTCGGTGGCGGAGCGCCGGTGGTCGTCCAGTCGATGACGAACACCGACACGGCCGACATAGACGGCACCGTGGCGCAGGTCGCCGCGCTTCATCGCGCCGGGTCCGAAATCGTGCGCATCACGGTCGATCGCGACGAGAGCGCCGCCGCCGTCCCGCGCATCCGCGACAGGCTGGCGCGGCTGGGCGTGAACGTGCCCCTGGTGGGCGACTTCCATTATATCGGCCACAAGCTTCTGGCGGACCACCCCGATTGCGCCGAAGCGCTCGCGAAGTATCGCATCAATCCCGGCAATGTCGGTTTCAAGGAAAAGAAGGACCGGCAGTTCGGCGCGATCGTCGAGACCGCGATCCGGCACGACAAGCCGGTGCGCATCGGCGTCAACTGGGGATCGCTCGACCAGGAATTGCTGACGCGGTTGATGGACCAGAACCAGAAGGCCGGTTCTCCCATGACGGCGGTGGAGGTGATGCGCGAAGCGATCGTGCAGTCCGCGCTGATCTCGGCAGAACTCGCGGAAGAGATCGGCCTGCCGCGCGAGAAGATCATCCTGTCGGCCAAGGTCAGCCAGGTGCAGGACCTGATCGCCGTCTATGTCGAACTGTCCAAGCGATCGAACCACGCGCTTCATCTCGGCCTTACCGAGGCAGGCATGGGCACGAAGGGCGTCGTGGCGTCGTCTGCCGCGATGGGCATCCTGCTTCAGCAAGGCATCGGCGACACGATCCGCATCTCGCTGACGCCCGAGCCCGGCGGCGACCGGACCCGCGAGGTGCAGGTGGCGCAGGAACTGCTCCAGACGATGGGTTTCCGCCAGTTCGTGCCGATCGTGGCGGCGTGTCCGGGCTGCGGGCGCACGACATCGACGGTGTTCCAGGAACTGGCCGCGACCATTCAGGACGATCTGCGCCGCAACATGCCTGTCTGGCGCGAGAAATATCCGGGCGTTGAAGCTCTCAAGGTTGCGGTGATGGGCTGTATCGTCAACGGACCGGGCGAATCCAAGCATGCCGATATTGGCATTTCGCTGCCGGGCACAGGCGAGACGCCATCCGCGCCCATCTTCATCGACGGGCAGAAGGCCGCGACCCTGCGCGGGCCGAACATCGCGGACGATTTCCAGAAGATGGTCGCCGACTATATCGAGCAGCGGTTCGGAACCGGTGGCCGGCAAGCGGCGGAATAG